The following are encoded together in the Citrus sinensis cultivar Valencia sweet orange chromosome 1, DVS_A1.0, whole genome shotgun sequence genome:
- the LOC102621008 gene encoding putative pentatricopeptide repeat-containing protein At3g15130, giving the protein MNRVSFSLVSERQRLADSLRCCSKNLLLDYGVQLHGALVKMGFSFDLMLNNDLIDMYAKCGEMNGACAVFDKMLERNVVSWTALMCGFLQNGNAKACLSLFCQMGSSSVKPNEFTLSTNIKASGVLSSVENGMQIHGMCMKSGFEWNPVVGNSIIDMYSKCGRINEAARMFDVMPAKSLITWNAMIAGYVLAGYSDKGLLLFRKMQEHGEIPDEFTFTSTLKACGSLGSVGGGTQIHGFLITSGFPYSVKTVIAGSLVDFYVKCGCLVEARRVFDLIEQKSVISWSSLILGYAQEENLAEAMELFRQLRERSLQVDGFVLSSMMGVFADFALVEQGKQIHAYAAKVPSGLDTSVSNSIVDMYLKCGLIDEATELFNEMPVKNVVTWTVIITGYGKHGLAKEAVGLFRKMLLDDVEPDGVAYLAVLSACSHSGLVEESQEYFSRLCNDKRMKPRIEHYSCIVDSLGRAGRLDEAKNLIESMPVKPSIAIWQTLLSACRVHGDLELGREVGEILLRLDGDNPVNYVMMSNIHADAGSWNECERLRKLAWSKGLKKVAGRSWVEVDKEIHFFYGGDDTHPLTEKIHQVLMEMEKRMKEELGFVYGVKYALRDIQEESKEESLRVHSEKLAIGLALVRGGLNEQPGKVIRVFKNLRVCGDCHEFIKGLSKILKLVFVVRDATRFHRFEGGVCSCGDYW; this is encoded by the coding sequence ATGAACCGAGTTTCGTTTTCGTTGGTAAGTGAGCGCCAGAGATTAGCGGATTCCTTGAGATGTTGTTCAAAGAACTTGTTACTTGACTATGGAGTTCAACTCCACGGAGCTCTAGTTAAAATGGGGTTTAGTTTTGATTTGATGTTAAACAATGACCTTATAGATATGTATGCAAAATGTGGAGAAATGAATGGCGCTTGTGCTGTGTTCGATAAAATGCTGGAGAGAAATGTGGTTTCATGGACAGCGCTTATGTGCGGGTTTTTGCAAAACGGTAATGCCAAGGCATGTTTATCTCTATTCTGTCAAATGGGTTCTTCAAGTGTTAAACCAAATGAATTCACTCTTTCGACTAATATCAAGGCAAGTGGGGTTTTGAGTAGTGTTGAAAATGGAATGCAGATTCATGGTATGTGTATGAAAAGTGGATTTGAATGGAACCCTGTGGTGGGGAATTCTATAATTGATATGTACTCAAAATGTGGAAGGATCAATGAAGCTGCACGGATGTTTGACGTAATGCCTGCTAAAAGTCTTATAACTTGGAATGCAATGATAGCAGGCTATGTACTGGCTGGATATAGTGACAAAGGTTTGCTTTTGTTTCGTAAAATGCAAGAACATGGGGAAATCCCTGATGAGTTTACGTTTACAAGCACGTTGAAGGCTTGTGGTAGTCTTGGTTCGGTTGGGGGAGGAACCCAAATTCATGGTTTCTTGATCACTAGTGGATTTCCATATTCAGTTAAAACAGTTATTGCAGGCTCTCTTGTTGACTTTTATGTCAAATGCGGGTGCTTAGTGGAAGCTAGAAGAGTGTTTGATCTGATAGAACAGAAGAGTGTAATATCATGGAGCTCACTAATTCTTGGTTATGCTCAAGAAGAGAACTTAGCAGAGGCCATGGAGCTATTTAGGCAACTAAGAGAGAGAAGCCTTCAGGTGGATGGGTTTGTTTTATCAAGCATGATGGGTGTGTTTGCTGATTTCGCACTTGTGGAGCAAGGTAAGCAAATACATGCTTATGCTGCCAAAGTCCCATCTGGTTTAGACACATCAGTATCCAATTCAATAGTGGATATGTATCTCAAGTGTGGGCTAATAGATGAGGCAACGGAACTTTTCAACGAAATGCCAGTGAAAAATGTGGTTACTTGGACTGTCATAATCACCGGGTATGGAAAGCATGGTCTTGCAAAAGAAGCAGTTGGTCTCTTCAGGAAAATGTTATTAGATGATGTCGAGCCCGATGGTGTGGCTTACTTGGCTGTGCTCTCAGCCTGCAGCCATTCTGGGCTTGTTGAAGAGAGTCAAGAATACTTCTCAAGATTGTGTAATGACAAGCGTATGAAACCAAGAATAGAGCATTATTCTTGCATTGTTGATTCTCTAGGCCGAGCTGGACGATTAGACGAAGCTAAGAATCTCATTGAAAGCATGCCTGTAAAACCCAGTATAGCGATATGGCAGACATTGCTTAGTGCTTGCAGAGTACACGGAGACTTAGAATTAGGAAGAGAAGTAGGTGAAATTCTTTTGAGATTAGATGGTGATAATCCGGTCAACTATGTGATGATGTCAAACATTCATGCCGATGCTGGGAGCTGGAATGAGTGTGAAAGACTAAGAAAATTGGCTTGGAGCAAGGGATTGAAGAAAGTTGCTGGGCGAAGCTGGGTAGAGGTTGACAAGGAAATACACTTCTTTTATGGTGGAGACGATACACACCCTCTTACAGAGAAAATCCATCAAGTTCTAATGGAAATGGAGAAGAGGATGAAAGAAGAATTGGGTTTTGTTTATGGTGTGAAATATGCATTGCGCGATATACAAGAGGAGTCCAAGGAAGAAAGCTTGAGAGTTCATAGCGAGAAGTTGGCAATAGGACTAGCATTGGTTCGTGGTGGCTTGAATGAGCAGCCGGGAAAAGTGATTCGGGTTTTCAAGAACTTAAGGGTTTGTGGAGACTGCCATGAATTCATCAAGGGTTTATCAAAGATTTTGAAGCTAGTGTTTGTGGTAAGAGATGCTACTCGATTTCACAGGTTCGAAGGTGGAGTATGTTCGTGCGGAGATTACTGGTAA
- the LOC102621282 gene encoding pentatricopeptide repeat-containing protein At2g20540, with amino-acid sequence MAARIGALSIKELEDRFVPILQSCENLIELKKIHTQILKYLLSQSNFLVTKMIDVCNSGGDLAYASLLFKQVKEPNVFLYNAMIRAYTNNHLYGLAINLYKQMLRDPRTGSLILPDKFTLPFVIKSCAGLLCPSLGKQIHAHVCKFGLKSHSITENALLDLYGKCDELIEAHKVFEEMTDRDIVAWNNLISGYARLGQMKKARMLFDKMPYKTIVSWTAMISGYTHIGSYAEALDVFRQMQMVGIEPDEISIVSVLPACAQLGSLELGEWIHMYCDKNHLLRRTVICNALIEMYIKCGCINQASQLFDQMVERDVVSWSTVIGGLANHGKAHKAIHLFHEMQRLKVPPNDITFIGLLSACAHTGFWNEGLMYFDSMKRDHHIEHKIEHYGCLVDLLGRAGRLDQALNIIEEMPMKPDAKIWGSLLSSCRTYSNLEIAVIAMEHLLVLEPEDTGNYVLLSNIYAKHGRWEDVSRMRKLIRSKSMKKTPGCSLIEVNNEVQEFVSGDDTKPFLKDIFWLLELLALHQDRAKDVIDIMYEDIGE; translated from the coding sequence ATGGCGGCGAGAATCGGTGCGCTAAGCATCAAAGAATTGGAAGATCGTTTTGTACCCATTTTGCAAAGCTGTGAAAACTTGatagaattgaagaaaattcatacccagattttaaaatatttactcTCACAAAGCAATTTTTTGGTTACAAAAATGATAGATGTATGTAATAGCGGAGGAGATTTAGCCTATGCAAGTTTGCTTTTCAAACAAGTCAAAGAGCCAAATGTGTTTCTGTACAATGCAATGATCAGGGCTTACACAAATAACCATTTGTACGGCCTTGCAATTAATCTTTACAAGCAAATGCTTAGAGATCCACGAACTGGAAGCCTAATTTTGCCTGATAAATTTACATTACCGTTTGTGATTAAATCATGTGCGGGGCTGTTGTGTCCTTCTCTGGGAAAGCAAATTCATGCCCATGTGTGTAAATTTGGGCTGAAGTCGCATTCAATAACAGAGAATGCACTTCTAGATTTGTATGGAAAATGTGATGAGCTAATTGAGGCACACAAAGTGTTCGAGGAAATGACTGATAGAGATATAGTTGCTTGGAATAATCTTATTTCTGGGTATGCTAGATTGGGTCAAATGAAGAAAGCAAGAATGCTATTTGATAAGATGCCTTATAAGACTATTGTCTCATGGACTGCAATGATTTCGGGGTATACACATATAGGGAGCTATGCTGAAGCACTGGATGTATTTCGGCAAATGCAAATGGTGGGTATTGAACCTGATGAGATAAGTATCGTGTCTGTTTTGCCAGCTTGTGCACAACTAGGATCTCTTGAGCTAGGGGAATGGATTCATATGTATTGTGATAAAAATCACTTGTTGCGGAGGACTGTTATTTGCAATGCTCTCATCGAAATGTACATAAAATGTGGTTGCATCAATCAAGCAAGTCAGCTGTTTGATCAGATGGTAGAGAGAGATGTTGTTTCATGGAGTACCGTGATTGGAGGGCTTGCAAATCATGGCAAAGCTCACAAAGCAATTCATCTATTTCACGAAATGCAGAGACTAAAGGTTCCACCAAATGACATTACATTTATTGGTCTATTATCAGCTTGTGCACATACAGGGTTTTGGAATGAGGGGTTGATGTATTTTGATTCGATGAAAAGGGATCATCATATAGAACATAAAATCGAGCATTACGGTTGTTTGGTTGATCTACTTGGACGTGCAGGGCGCCTTGATCAGGCCCTTAATATAATTGAGGAGATGCCAATGAAGCCTGATGCAAAGATATGGGGTTCTTTATTGAGTTCTTGCAGGACATACAGCAATCTTGAGATTGCTGTTATTGCAATGGAGCATCTTCTGGTGCTTGAACCAGAGGACACAGGTAATTATGTGTTGCTTTCGAATATTTATGCTAAACATGGAAGGTGGGAGGACGTGTCAAGGATGAGGAAACTCATAAGAAGTAAGAGCATGAAGAAAACCCCTGGGTGCAGTTTGATTGAAGTCAATAATGAGGTTCAAGAGTTTGTGTCTGGAGATGATACAAAACCATTTTTGAAAGACATCTTCTGGCTGTTAGAGTTGCTAGCTTTGCATCAGGATAGAGCGAAGGATGTGATTGATATTATGTACGAGGATATAGGTGAATAA
- the LOC102620448 gene encoding two-on-two hemoglobin-3, with the protein MQTLQEKASEWSGVDPADAFAIDETNLFRKLGLQTFINLSTNFYTRVYDDEEEWFRSIFANSNKEEAIQNQYEFFVQRMGGPPLYSQRKGHPALIGRHRPFPVTHQAAERWLHHMQIALDSTPEIDADSKIKMMNFFRHTAFFLVAGDELKNHNHQPRCKDETSKPAAE; encoded by the exons ATGCAAACACTGCAAGAGAAAGCCTCCGAGTGGAGCGGAGTTGACCCAGCGGACGCGTTCGCCATTGACGAAACCAACTTGTTTCGGAAGCTTGGCCTTCAAACTTTCATCAATCTCTCCACCAACTTCTATACCAG GGTTTATGACGACGAGGAAGAGTGGTTTAGGTCAATTTTTGCAAATTCGAATAAAGAAGAAGCAATTCAGAACCAATATGAGTTTTTTGTGCAGAGAATGGGAGGGCCTCCTCTGTATTCTCAGAGGAAAG GCCATCCTGCATTAATTGGACGTCATCGACCATTCCCAGTAACACATCAAGCTGCAGAGAGATGGTTACATCATATGCAGATTGCACTAGACAGTACCCCAGAAATTGATGCTgactcaaaaatcaaaatgatgaattttttcAG aCACACTGCATTCTTTCTTGTGGCTGGAGATGAGTTGAAAAATCACAATCATCAACCTAGATGCAAGGATGAGACTAGCAAACCAGCTGCAGAGTAA
- the LOC102620718 gene encoding serine/threonine-protein kinase AFC3 isoform X1, producing MMEQERTTKRRRLAWDVAPSEAEAQRALVVGHEGATAAAAKHVSPPRRDDDREGHYVFNLGENLTPRYKILSKMGEGTFGRVLECWDRQTQERVAIKVVRSIRKYRDAAMIEIDVLQHLAKNDKGGSSHCVQIRNWFDYRNHICIVFEKLGPSLFDFLKRNKYCPFPVDLVREFGRQLLESVAYMHDLRLIHTDLKPENILLVSSEFIKLPGYKRSSSGEMPFRCLPKSSAIKLIDFGSTAFDNQNHSSIVSTRHYRAPEVILGLGWSYPCDMWSVGCILVELCTGEALFQTHENLEHLAMMERALGPLPEHMIRRASRGTEKYFRRGSRLNWPEGAVSRESIKAVKKLDRLKNMVSLHVDRARSTLTDLLHGLLRYDPSERLTARQALNHPFFRNLNE from the exons ATGATGGAGCAGGAGCGAACCACTAAACGACGTCGGCTCGCTTGGGACGTGGCGCCATCGGAGGCAGAG GCGCAACGGGCTCTGGTGGTGGGCCATGAAGGGGCTACGGCGGCGGCTGCAAAACACGTGTCGCCGCCGAGAAGGGACGATGATCGTGAGGGACATTACGTTTTTAATCTCGGCGAAAATCTCACCCCCAGAT ATAAAATACTTAGCAAAATGGGTGAAG GCACATTTGGCCGTGTTTTGGAATGTTGGGACCGTCAAACACAGGAGCGTGTGGCAATCAAGGTAGTCAGAAGTATACGCAAGTACCGTGATGCTGCAATGATTGAAATCGATGTTCTTCAGCATCTTGCTAAAAATGACAAAGGCGGCAGCTCACA TTGTGTGCAGATTCGAAATTGGTTTGATTATCGCAATCATATTTGTATT GTGTTTGAGAAGCTTGGACCaagtttatttgattttctaaagagaaataaatactGCCCATTTCCTGTGGATCTTGTTCGGGAATTTGGACGTCAGCTTTTGGAATCTGTAGCAT ATATGCATGATTTACGCTTAATCCACACTGACCTGAAGCCGGAAAATATTCTTCTTGTTTCTTCTGAATTTATAAAGCTTCCTGGCTACAAG AGGAGTTCTTCAGGTGAAATGCCTTTCAGGTGCTTGCCAAAGTCAAGTGCCATTAAGCTGATTGATTTTGGTAGTACGGCATTTGATAATCAGAATCATAGCTCCATTGTTTCCACAAGACATTACAGAGCCCCTGAGGTTATTCTAG GGCTTGGTTGGTCTTACCCATGTGATATGTGGAGTGTTGGTTGTATATTAGTCGAGCTATGCACG GGTGAAGCGTTATTCCAAACACATGAGAACTTGGAGCATTTGGCGATGATGGAGAGGGCGTTGGGTCCTCTGCCAGAGCATATGATTCGAAGGGCCAG CCGAGGAACCGAAAAATATTTCAGGAGAGGATCAAGACTAAATTGGCCTGAGGGGGCAGTTTCTAGGGAGAGTATTAAAGCCGTGAAGAAGCTAGATCGTCTGAAG AATATGGTATCGCTTCATGTAGACAGAGCAAGGTCTACTCTCACCGATTTGTTGCATGGTTTGTTGAGATATGATCCATCCGAACGTCTCACTGCTCGGCAAGCTCTCAATCACCCCTTCTTTAGAAATCTAAATGAATAA
- the LOC102620158 gene encoding protein ALTERED PHOSPHATE STARVATION RESPONSE 1 → MGCAQSKIDNEEAVARSKDRRNLMKDAVSARNAFASGHSGYSFALKNVGAALSDFAHGESVDNQQHLEQPLDPTPPPPPPLSSLDTLPPPPPPLPNFSPSPIKRAASLPVISKNKKQTLDFDNVAITEDEEEEEDEEDENENDIEEEEEEEEEVEAEEDESITQKNKNKNKFGGSHRDMASASTSSPRTAEMRPTPAAAWEYFFMVDDHLAGPSLNHAEEEERHMENVNANDNVFSNKTTINSNIKNNISIDSNKNVDDFMKNDGDINVSVPEKVEGKVVIEHASTAPAEFVSKRAIATVSLMKVLNQIDDHFLKASQSAKDVSNMLEANRLHYHSNFADNRALIDHSARVMRVITWNRSFRGLGLPHAEIERNEADLEDYETLAIVLDKMLAWEKKLFEEVKRAELMKLEYQRKVAMLNKLKKRGSANEMLEKTKAAVAHLHTKYVVDMQTMDSSVSEVNRLRDEELYPKLVALVNGMAKMWENMCIHHDSQLTIVSELKPLDIAHAVKETTQHHHERTEELFTVVQKWHTEFEKFVNHQKQFIQALTSWLKLNLIPIESSLKERVTSPPRAPNPPIQALLHSWHDYLEKLPDEIAKSAISSFAAVIKTIMLHQEEEMKLKEKCEETRKELLRKTHAYEEWHRKYKKTHSEESEAERGDDANTRDPVLDRQIVIESLRKRLEEETEAFRRHCLQVREKSLGSLKLRLPDLFRAVSDFAHASFDAYEKLRSITQSQNSNGGRVAS, encoded by the exons ATGGGGTGTGCTCAGTCGAAAATAGACAATGAAGAGGCGGTGGCGCGTAGCAAAGACCGTCGGAATCTTATGAAGGATGCGGTTTCAGCTCGCAACGCCTTCGCATCCGGCCACTCCGGCTACTCCTTCGCTCTCAAGAACGTCGGCGCCGCCTTGAGTGACTTCGCCCACGGCGAATCGGTAGACAACCAGCAACACCTCGAGCAGCCGCTGGACCCCACTCCTCCTCCTCCGCCGCCGCTGTCGTCGCTCGACACCCTCCCGCCGCCTCCGCCGCCCCTTCCCAACTTCTCCCCCAGCCCCATCAAACGCGCCGCCAGCTTGCCGGTCATTTCGAAGAACAAAAAGCAGACTTTGGATTTCGATAACGTCGCCATCACCGAAGACgaggaggaagaagaagatgaggaAGACGAGAACGAAAACGacattgaagaagaagaagaagaagaagaagaagtagaAGCAGAAGAGGATGAAAGCATCACCcagaagaataagaataaaaataaattcggTGGGTCCCACAGGGATATGGCGTCGGCATCCACGTCATCGCCGAGGACAGCGGAGATGCGGCCGACGCCGGCCGCGGCTTGGGAATACTTCTTCATGGTGGATGATCACTTGGCGGGGCCCAGCTTGAATCATGCAGAAGAGGAGGAGCGTCATATGGAAAACGTGAATGCTAATGATAATGTTTTTAGCAATAAAACTACCATCAACagcaatattaaaaataatattagtattgatagtaataaaaatgtggacgattttatgaaaaatgatggTGATATTAATGTCAGTGTGCCAGAGAAGGTGGAGGGGAAGGTGGTGATTGAGCATGCGAGCACGGCGCCTGCAGAGTTTGTTAGTAAGAGGGCAATTGCAACGGTGAGTTTGATGAAAGTACTGAATCAAATAGATGATCATTTCTTGAAGGCTTCGCAATCGGCTAAAGATGTTTCCAACATGCTCGAGGCTAATAGGCTGCATTATCACTCCAATTTTGCCGATAATCGCg CTCTTATTGATCATTCTGCAAGGGTCATGCGCGTTATTACATGGAATAGGTCCTTCAGGGGTTTGGGTTTACCACATGCCGAAATTGAGAGGAACGAAGCTGATTTAGAAGACTATGAGACTCTTGCTATTGTGCTGGATAAAATGTTGGCATGGGAAAAGAAACTTTTTGAAGAAGTTAAG CGAGCTGAGCTTATGAAGCTTGAGTATCAAAGGAAGGTTGCCATGCTTAATAAGCTGAAGAAACGTGGATCTGCTAATGAAATGttggaaaaaacaaaagcagcTGTAGCTCATCTGCATACAAAATATGTCGTTGACATGCAGACTATGGATTCATCAGTTTCGGAAGTAAATCGGTTGCGTGATGAGGAGTTGTACCCAAAGCTTGTTGCCCTTGTTAATGG GATGGCCAAAATGTGGGAAAATATGTGTATACATCATGACAGCCAGCTGACCATCGTTTCAGAACTCAAGCCACTTGATATCGCCCATGCTGTCAAGGAAACAACCCAGCACCACCATGAACGCACTGAAGAACTCTTTACTGTTGTCCAGAAATGGCATACAGAGTTTGAAAAGTTCGTGAATCATCAAAAACAGTTCATCCAAGCTCTAACTAGCTGGTTAAAGTTAAATCTCATCCCCATCGAAAGCAGCTTGAAAGAGAGAGTCACATCCCCACCAAGAGCCCCAAATCCCCCAATTCAAGCCCTCCTTCATTCATGGCATGATTATCTTGAAAAGCTTCCTGATGAGATAGCCAAATCTGCAATTTCATCCTTTGCTGCTGTGATAAAAACCATAATGCTTCATCAGGAAGAAGAGATGAAGCTGAAGGAAAAATGTGAGGAAACCAGGAAAGAGCTTTTGCGTAAGACCCATGCATATGAAGAGTGGCACCGGAAGTACAAAAAGACCCATTCTGAAGAATCTGAGGCAGAAAGGGGTGACGATGCAAATACGAGAGATCCTGTTCTGGACAGGCAAATTGTGATTGAGAGCTTAAGAAAGAGGTTAGAAGAAGAAACGGAGGCTTTCAGAAGACACTGCCTTCAAGTGAGAGAGAAGTCTCTTGGGAGTCTTAAGTTACGATTACCTGATCTTTTCCGTGCAGTTTCAGACTTTGCTCATGCCTCTTTCGATGCCTATGAAAAGTTGAGATCCATCACCCAGTCACAAAATTCAAATGGCGGTCGTGTGGCTTCATGA
- the LOC102620718 gene encoding serine/threonine-protein kinase AFC3 isoform X2, with the protein MHDLRLIHTDLKPENILLVSSEFIKLPGYKRSSSGEMPFRCLPKSSAIKLIDFGSTAFDNQNHSSIVSTRHYRAPEVILGLGWSYPCDMWSVGCILVELCTGEALFQTHENLEHLAMMERALGPLPEHMIRRASRGTEKYFRRGSRLNWPEGAVSRESIKAVKKLDRLKNMVSLHVDRARSTLTDLLHGLLRYDPSERLTARQALNHPFFRNLNE; encoded by the exons ATGCATGATTTACGCTTAATCCACACTGACCTGAAGCCGGAAAATATTCTTCTTGTTTCTTCTGAATTTATAAAGCTTCCTGGCTACAAG AGGAGTTCTTCAGGTGAAATGCCTTTCAGGTGCTTGCCAAAGTCAAGTGCCATTAAGCTGATTGATTTTGGTAGTACGGCATTTGATAATCAGAATCATAGCTCCATTGTTTCCACAAGACATTACAGAGCCCCTGAGGTTATTCTAG GGCTTGGTTGGTCTTACCCATGTGATATGTGGAGTGTTGGTTGTATATTAGTCGAGCTATGCACG GGTGAAGCGTTATTCCAAACACATGAGAACTTGGAGCATTTGGCGATGATGGAGAGGGCGTTGGGTCCTCTGCCAGAGCATATGATTCGAAGGGCCAG CCGAGGAACCGAAAAATATTTCAGGAGAGGATCAAGACTAAATTGGCCTGAGGGGGCAGTTTCTAGGGAGAGTATTAAAGCCGTGAAGAAGCTAGATCGTCTGAAG AATATGGTATCGCTTCATGTAGACAGAGCAAGGTCTACTCTCACCGATTTGTTGCATGGTTTGTTGAGATATGATCCATCCGAACGTCTCACTGCTCGGCAAGCTCTCAATCACCCCTTCTTTAGAAATCTAAATGAATAA